The Bacteroidales bacterium genome contains the following window.
TATTTATACAATAGATATTAATGACGCTACATTTGCCGAGACACAACTAATAAACAAATCATTTTATGGTTTTGATATCAACCCTGAAGATGGTGTTATTTTTGGCTACGAAGCTTTAAACTTTACCGAAAGAGGAAAACTTTACCGTTTTAACGAATCGGGTTCTGAATTAGGAAATTACCTTGTTGGAATTGCACCAAATGGATCATCATTAAAACGAGATAAATAATTCAGATAAAAAAACTTTGTGTCTTCGTGGTAAAAAAAGATCACAGAGGCACTGAGACGCTAAGAAAAACTCAGAATCTTGAAAGATAAAAAAAATAAGCTAAAATACTTTGTGACTTCGTGTCTTAGTGGTAAAAAAAGACCACAGAGGCACTGAGACGCTAAGAAAAACTCAGAATCTTGAAAAATAAAAAAAATTAAGCTAAAATACTTTGTGACTTCGTGTCTTAGTGGTAAAACAAAACCACAGAGGCACTGAGACACTAAGAAAAATTCAATGTTTTGAAAAGCAAGAAAATAATTTAGATTAAAATACTTTGTGACTTCGTGTCTTAGTGGTAAAACAAAACCACAGAGGCACTGAGTCACTAAAAAGAAATAGTTTGAATAATCAAAAAAAAAGTAAAATTGAAAAATAAGTGGTTTCTCTACTTCATTCTCATATTTCTTAGCTCTTGCACCGCTAAACAAGAGAAAGAAAGCAATAAGACAAAAGCTTCAGGTGTTAAATACGCCAAGGGATTTACTTTGGAAAATACCGAGCACTATAAAAAACTCAGTATTCTTAATCCTTGGGATGATTATAAGACTTATGCAACATATTATGTTTTAAAAGATAGTATAAAACCAAAAGTAATTGGTAACGAATTAACTTTCTATTTTAAACAAACACCAAAAACAATTGCTCTACACACCGCAGCCCAAACAGCTTCTTTAAAAGCTCTGAATCTAGATAAATATGTAAAAGGGATTACTGATCCTCGTTTTTTTTATGAAAGTAAATATTCAGAAAAATTAGAACGTAAAGAACTTATTCAAACGAGCAATCAAGTTCAAATAAACAAAGAACGTATTCTTTTACTACAACCCGATATAGTAATTACAAGCGGATGGAACAATATTAATTCAGATTATCAACTACTTATTAAAATGGGTATTCCTCCTCTTTTTATGATTGAGTGGATGGAAACAAAACCTTTAGGTAGAGCGGAGTGGATTAAAGCTATCGCTTTACTTTTTGATAAAGAAAAAGAAGCAGACTCTCTCTTTAAATTGGTTGAAACCAATTACTTGGCAATCAAAAAAGAGCAAAGTAAAAATAAGTCAAAACCCAAAATTTTACATGGCGAAGAGTATAATGGAGTTTGGTATGTAGCAGGCGGACAAAGTTATATTGCACAACTTTATGCCGATGCCGGAGCAGAATACCTTTGGAAGAAAAACGATAAAT
Protein-coding sequences here:
- a CDS encoding ABC transporter substrate-binding protein, with product MKNKWFLYFILIFLSSCTAKQEKESNKTKASGVKYAKGFTLENTEHYKKLSILNPWDDYKTYATYYVLKDSIKPKVIGNELTFYFKQTPKTIALHTAAQTASLKALNLDKYVKGITDPRFFYESKYSEKLERKELIQTSNQVQINKERILLLQPDIVITSGWNNINSDYQLLIKMGIPPLFMIEWMETKPLGRAEWIKAIALLFDKEKEADSLFKLVETNYLAIKKEQSKNKSKPKILHGEEYNGVWYVAGGQSYIAQLYADAGAEYLWKKNDKSGSLALDVEIILEKGINADFWFTTFGQNTADINYINQEKYSILKSVKENNIYSNTNRTRVMGGNDFWETGNLRPDFILKDIVNILYQKENSSDSLIFYKKLKLN